A region from the Hypericibacter adhaerens genome encodes:
- a CDS encoding GIY-YIG nuclease family protein yields the protein MIYVYILRSKEDADRYYVGVTADLRARLEKHNAGDVPHTSKYAPWVIKTYVAFSDEKQAFAFEKYLKSPSGRAFSKKRL from the coding sequence ATGATCTACGTGTATATTCTTCGCAGCAAGGAGGATGCTGACCGCTACTATGTCGGTGTTACGGCCGACCTGCGCGCCCGTCTGGAGAAGCACAATGCAGGCGACGTGCCTCATACGTCGAAGTATGCGCCCTGGGTCATCAAGACCTACGTCGCGTTCTCGGATGAAAAGCAAGCCTTTGCTTTCGAGAAGTACCTGAAGTCACCATCCGGCAGAGCTTTCTCAAAGAAGCGGCTATAG